The genomic region TACATGGCCTACAACCAGGCGGCTTCCTTCGTGAAGAAGGACAAGTCACGACCGGTGCCGGTCCACCTGCGCAACGCACCCACCAAGCTGATGAAGGAGCTGGGTTACGGCCATGCCTATCGTTACGCGCATGACGAGCCCAATGCCTATGCCGCCGGTGAAACCTATCTGCCGGAAGGGATGCGCGAGCCGGGCTGGTACAAGCCTGTGCCGCGCGGGCTGGAGCTGAAGATCGGCGAGAAGCTGACGCAGCTGCGGGCGTGGGATGCGGAGGCTCGGCGTCGTGAAAGAAGCAAGGCAAGAAGCACTGCGTCGCCTCATGATACGGTATCGAACCAGGAAGAGCAGTAGAGCAAGTAGTAGAGCAGCTCGTTTCAGGTGCTTTTCGATGTTGCAGGGGCCGCGTTGCCCCTGCACGGCCCTGTCGCGACTGAAAGGGCCTGAACCGCTTTACCGTCCCTGTGTCTGGCGCCGCTTGCGCACCGCCTGCGCCAGTGTCTGCAGCACGGGAATGGTCTGTTCCATGCTCAGGCAGGCGTCGGTGACGGAAACGCCGTATTGCAGCGGCTGGCCGGGCACAATGTCCTGCCGGCCTTCGTTCAGGTGGCTCTCGATCATCACGCCGGTGATGCGGGCATCGCCTGCGGCGATCTGGCCGGCCACGTCCTGGGCCACATCGATCTGGCGACGATGCTGCTTGCTGCTGTTGGCGTGCGAGAAGTCGATCATCACCTGTTCGCGCAGGCCGTTCTTCGCCAGCAGCTGGCAGGCAGCATTCACGTCGGCAGCGCTGTAGTTGGGGGCCTTGCCGCCGCGCAGGATGATGTGGCAGTAGGGGTTGCCGTGGGTCTCGAAGATGGCGGCCACGCCCATCTTGGTGATGCCCATGAAGGCGTGTGAGGCCTGGGCGGCCAGAATGGCGTCGGCTGCCACTTTCACGCCGCCGTCGGTGCCGTTCTTGAAGCCCACGGGACAGGACAGGCCGCTGGCCAGCTGGCGGTGGCTCTGGCTTTCGGTGGTGCGTGCGCCGATGGCGCCCCAGCTGATGAGTTCGCTGATGAACTGGGGCGAGAGCAGGTCGAGGAATTCGGTGGCGACGGGCATGCCGAGCTGCAGCACGTCCAGCAGCAGCCTGCGGGCCATTTCCAGGCCCTGGTTGATGGCGTAGCTGTCGTCCATGTGCGGGTCGTTGATGTAGCCCTTCCAGCCGACGGTGGTGCGGGGCTTCTCGAAGTAGACACGCATCAGGATGAGCAGGTCGTCGGAGAGGGCGTCGGCCTGCGCCTTGAGCTGGCGGGCGTAGTCCATGGCCTGGGCGTGGTCATGGATGGAGCAGGGGCCGACGACGACCAGCAGGCGATCATCCTGGCCGGAGAGGATGCGGCAGACGGCTGCACGGCTGTCCTCGACAAGCTGGGTGGTGGTGTCGGGGGCAGGCAGCCATTCCTGCAGCAGGGCCGGGGTGATGAGGGGGCGTATCGCCTTCATGCGGGTGTCGTCCACCCGGCGGGTGCTGCTGGGGTCGAGCGGGGTGGCCGTGCGTGCTGCGGTGGTCATGGTCTGGAAGCCCTGGATGTCGTTTTGCTTCCAGTATATTGCTCTGCAGCACTCATCGCCTCCCTCGGCGCGTGCGAGGAAGGGTTAACCCTTGGGGAAGTGGTCTGGGCGCAGGGGGCCCAAGGTGGGGCTGGGCAGGCCATGACCGAAGGTATGATCCGGGCGGGCATGGGCCGCCCGCCTTTGGCCTTACGACGTGTCCTGCCCGGGCATGAGGAATGGCCCGGGCGTGCAGGTCGGAAACGGTTCAGTCGGTCAGTTCGAGAATGACGACGTGCTTGTCGGCCAGCGGCCAGGTGCGGCCGGCGATGCGCTCGTTGTTGAAGCGGGCGACGACGGTCTCGGGCGTGTCGCTGAGCGACTTCATGCGCGAGGTGGAGACACCCGCAGCGCCACGGGGCGGAATGCCCGGGGGCGGAACCGCGCGGCCGAAGGACATGGTGTCGCGGCGCACGTCGAAGTAGCCGCGCGGCCGGCTCATGATGACCATGGCCCGGGCGTCCGGGTCGGCATGCACGATCCGCTGCAGGCGGAAGTTGACGATGTCGCTGCTGCGCGGGAAGGGGCTCCGGTAGATGTGGTGCGTGGGGTAGCCCGGCGCACTGATCACGAATTCATAGGTCTGGCTGCCGCTGGCCTGGAAGCCGCCCCAGCGGCCGTTGGTGCCGGTGCGCTGGCTGTGGACCGGGGTCTGGCTGGTGCGGATGCCGGTGTTGGCATCGACGGTGTAGACCTCGACCTGAGCGCCCTTGAGCGGCAAGTTGGTGGGAAAGCCGCCGTTCTGGCCTTCCACGCCGCTGACCATGCCATCCAGCGTGACGTCCTGTTCAGCCACGATCTCGGGCTGGGCAGGCGCCTTGCCGGTGATGAACTGATGCATGACGCTGAAGGCTGCCGCGGAATGGGCCACTTCACGGTGGTCGGCGCCGGGCAGGATCTGGTTCCGGGCGCCCTTGAGTGCCTGGCTTTCGGGGCGGATGTTGGTGCTGAGCAGCGGGTTGCCGATCCACTCGCCGGTGGGCTGGGCGTACTTGTCGTTGTTGTCGGAACGCAGGGTGAGCCACTGGATGCCGGTGGGCACTTCGTTGCCCTGGGCGTCCTTGGGCCGGTTCAGGCCCTTCAGGAAGTTGGACAGGCCCGAGAACTCGCTCTGTTCGCGCAGGCCCTTGACGGCCCAGACGCCATGGGCGGGCGTGCCGGCCAGAATGGCGTGGCTGACGCTGGCCTGGCCATCGCCGTTCTGGATGTAGTTGCGGATGGCGTTGCCGCCACGGCCGCTGCCGATGAGGATGACCTTGTCGGTCTTGTCCCGGGCCTTGATGGCGGCGACTTCGGCTCTCAGGTAGGCCATGTAGTCGGCGCTGCTGCTGCGGCCGGCCTGGGGCTGGGTGTCGTCGTCACGCGCGTAGGGGTAGGGCAGATTCAGCGTGTGCAGCTTGGCGGTGGGCCAGCCGTTGGACTCGAAGCGCCACAGCATGGTCTGCCAGCTGGCGGCGCTTTCGCCGTTGTCGTGCACGAACAGGATGGACGGGTGTGTATCGAGGGCTGCGGGCCTGATGACGTTGCAGCCTGCCAGCAGCAGGACGCCGAGACCCGCGGCTTGCAGGGTTCGGCGTTTCGGGGCTCGAAACTGGGGTTTCGATGACACGGTTTCCTCCGGATCGGGCATTCGGGTGATGCAGGGGCGCAGACCAGCACCTGCCGGTCCCGGCCGGCGGCGCTGCGGGCATTATGCCCGATCCCCCCCGGGGAGATCCGGACAAGCCCTCGGAAAGGCGCCGAGCAGTCCTGGCCCTCCATGTCCCGGCATGGGGGAGAGGCTGGACATCCGTGCCGGGGTCACGCCCCGGCAGGCCTGGGCCCGGCAGGCCTTTCCTTGGTGAAGATGATACGTTGGGTGCAGCCGACGGGCAGCGGCAGCGCCTGAATGGGCCGACAAGCGACTAGAATGGCGGGATGATCGATATTCAAACATTGCGCCGAGACGCCGCACAAGTGGAAAGTCGTCTCAAGACCCGCGGGTTCGTCTTTGACCGCGCCGGCTACGAGGCCCTGGAGGCCCGTCGCAAGGCGCTGCAGACGCGTGCCGAGGCGCTGCAGGCGCAGCGCAATGCGCTGTCCAAGCAGATTGGCCAGGCCAAGGGCAAGGGTGAGGATGCCAGCGCACTGCTGGCCGAGGTCAACGCCGTGACGCAGGAGCAGGCCGGCATTCCGGCCGAGCTGGAGTCGGTGCAGGCATCGCTGGATGCGCTGCTGGCCAGCCTGCCCAACCTGCCGCACGAGTCGGTGCCGGTGGGCCGCAGCGAGGCCGACAACGTGGAGGTGCGCCGCTGGGGCACGCCGGCCACCTTCGACTTCGCGGTGAAGGACCATCTGGACGTGGGCGAGCCGCTGGGGCTGGACGCAGCCGCAGGGGCCAAGCTCTCGGGCGCACGGTTCACCGTGATGCGCGGCGGCGTGGCGCGCCTGCATCGGGCGCTGGCCCAGTTCATGCTGGACATGCACACCACGCGGCATGGCTATACCGAGTGCTACACGCCGTATCTGGTGAATGCTTCCGCACTGTTCGGCACCGGGCAGCTGCCCAAGTTCGAGGAAGACCTGTTCCGGGTGCAGAAACTGGGTGACCAGGGACCGGCGGCCGGGACGGAGGCCGGGCAGGAGGCTTCGGGTCAGGCGGTGCCGGCCACGATGTACCTGATTCCGACCAGCGAGGTGTCGCTGACGAACCTGGTGGCGGGTGAGATCCTGCCGGGCGAGGCGCTGCCGCTGCGGCTGACGGCGCATACGCCGTGCTTCCGCTCCGAGGCGGGCTCGTATGGCCGTGACACGCGCGGGATGATCCGCCAGCACCAGTTCGACAAGGTGGAAATGGTGCAGGTGACACGCCCCGAGGACTCCTACGCGACGCTGGAATCGATGGTGGGCCATGCCGAAGCCATCCTGCAGGCGCTGGAGCTGCCGTATCGGGTGGTGGCCCTGTGCACGGGTGACATGGGCTTTTCGGCCGCCAAGACCTATGACCTGGAGGTGTGGCTGCCGGGGCAGTCGGCCTATCGGGAGATCTCGTCCATTTCCAACACCGAGGCCTTCCAGGCCCGGCGGATGCAGGCGCGCTTCCGCCCAGCCGATGCCGAAGGCAAGGGCGGCAAGGGCAAGGCGAAGCCTGAGCATGTGCACACGCTGAACGGCTCCGGCCTGGCCGTGGGCCGCACGCTGGTGGCCGTGCTGGAAAACCACCAGCAGGCCGATGGCTCGGTGCGCATTCCGAAGGCGCTGCAGCCCTACATGGGCGGGGTGGAAGTGCTGAAGCCCTGAGGCGCAGCATCATGGAAGCGGAAACGGCCCCATCAGGGGCCGTTTCTGTTTTGAGTCTTTCCGGTACAGAGCAGCGTGGCCAGTGCCGCCCGCCAAGGGCATGAGCGAGCTGGCGCGCCAGACCGGGCTGTCATGTGAGCAGCTCTATCGCTCCTTCAGCGAGGAAGGCAACCCTACGTTGCGCACCCCGCTGGCAGTGATGAAAGCGCTTGGTGTGGAAATGTCGGCGCGACCGGCCGGTGTGCGCAAGTAAGAAGCCGAGGCGCATGCGCCTGCCATGCGCAATCGGGGAGGTCAGGATGTTCATGCGGTCGTTTATTCAGGGTCGCGAGGCCGCTTGTCTGATACCGTGGATATCACGCGCACCACGTCCTTCATAATGCCCGCCCAAGGCAAGGTGACTAGGGCACGGCATGGACCCACGAAACGAAGAGCAGTCAGACCTCCTTCGGAGAGCTGATGAAGCAATTGCAAGATCCAAAGCAACGCGCGCCGATATCGATCGGATGCTTTTCTGCCATAGCCTGGGTGTCATCCTCCGTTTCGTGGGCTTCGTCGTCTGCTGCTACCTGGGAGGCGTACTGCTCCACGGGAAATGGCTGTGGTGGTCCGGATAGGCGTGGCCCGTCGCGTGTGACGGATCCAAGGAGCGCTTCATCATGAATGGTCACGCCGGCTGAGCACCTTGGTCCGGCTGACACGTTCATCCATCGAAGCCGCGAAAACAAAAACGGCCCCATCAGGGGCCGTTTTCATGTTCTGGCGGAGAGGGTGGGATTCGAACCCACGGTACCGTTACCGGTACGCCTGATTTCGAGTCAGGTACATTCGACCACTCTGCCACCTCTCCGTGTCCTTGCGGTCAAGACATCGGATTATGCCAGAACCTGCCCGCATGTCAACGAGCAAGCCGGGGAAGGGTGGGCCGCTGTTGCAGCAGGGGCCGGGTAGCTCATGCGGTTGGCGCGGCCCGGGCGGTCTGGGGGCCGCTTGTGTGGCGCTGGCCATACTCGGACAATAGAGGCATGCACGGATCTTTCTACATCGTTCTGATTGCGCTGGGCATCTCGCTGGCTCTGCGTCCCTGGCGGATGTTGCGGGGGGGCGCACTGCTGACCCCGGTGCTGGCAACGCTGGTGCTCCTGCCCTGGATGTGGGCGCTGCCGCGCCTGCACATTGCGCCGGTGCAGCTGCAATGGTCGGGGGCCTGTCTGGTGCTGCTGATGCTGGGCTGGCCGCTGGCCATCCCGGTGCTGTGCCTGGTGGGCGTGCTGTCGGGATGGTTCGTGCCGCAGCCGTGGCCAGACGTGTTCGACAGCATCCTGTGGCTGGGCATGGCACCGGCCACCTTTGCCATGCTGCTGGGGGCGTTGGTGCGC from Lautropia mirabilis harbors:
- the serS gene encoding serine--tRNA ligase, encoding MIDIQTLRRDAAQVESRLKTRGFVFDRAGYEALEARRKALQTRAEALQAQRNALSKQIGQAKGKGEDASALLAEVNAVTQEQAGIPAELESVQASLDALLASLPNLPHESVPVGRSEADNVEVRRWGTPATFDFAVKDHLDVGEPLGLDAAAGAKLSGARFTVMRGGVARLHRALAQFMLDMHTTRHGYTECYTPYLVNASALFGTGQLPKFEEDLFRVQKLGDQGPAAGTEAGQEASGQAVPATMYLIPTSEVSLTNLVAGEILPGEALPLRLTAHTPCFRSEAGSYGRDTRGMIRQHQFDKVEMVQVTRPEDSYATLESMVGHAEAILQALELPYRVVALCTGDMGFSAAKTYDLEVWLPGQSAYREISSISNTEAFQARRMQARFRPADAEGKGGKGKAKPEHVHTLNGSGLAVGRTLVAVLENHQQADGSVRIPKALQPYMGGVEVLKP
- a CDS encoding addiction module antidote protein, translating into MPPAKGMSELARQTGLSCEQLYRSFSEEGNPTLRTPLAVMKALGVEMSARPAGVRK
- a CDS encoding 3-deoxy-7-phosphoheptulonate synthase: MTTAARTATPLDPSSTRRVDDTRMKAIRPLITPALLQEWLPAPDTTTQLVEDSRAAVCRILSGQDDRLLVVVGPCSIHDHAQAMDYARQLKAQADALSDDLLILMRVYFEKPRTTVGWKGYINDPHMDDSYAINQGLEMARRLLLDVLQLGMPVATEFLDLLSPQFISELISWGAIGARTTESQSHRQLASGLSCPVGFKNGTDGGVKVAADAILAAQASHAFMGITKMGVAAIFETHGNPYCHIILRGGKAPNYSAADVNAACQLLAKNGLREQVMIDFSHANSSKQHRRQIDVAQDVAGQIAAGDARITGVMIESHLNEGRQDIVPGQPLQYGVSVTDACLSMEQTIPVLQTLAQAVRKRRQTQGR